A stretch of the Porifericola rhodea genome encodes the following:
- the gldD gene encoding gliding motility lipoprotein GldD — MKIKTAILSIVSLLCMVACSSDYVPKPKGYNRINLPPHTYVGLTDTLPYHFEYSGHAKVYEDTSYNAEPYWLNVYYPDYQANIQLTYKDIDSEDKLETLLEDSYRLTANHQIKASAIEERILGTPYGKKALIAELQGEVPSQFQFYVTDSSKHFLRGALYFRTATKNDSLAPVIEYIKMDMVHMLNTLQWEGERTSG; from the coding sequence ATGAAAATAAAAACTGCTATTTTATCTATCGTTAGTCTGCTGTGTATGGTGGCCTGCTCTTCAGACTACGTACCTAAGCCAAAAGGCTATAACCGAATCAATCTTCCCCCACATACCTATGTTGGCCTTACCGATACCTTACCCTATCATTTTGAGTATTCCGGCCACGCAAAGGTTTATGAAGATACCAGCTATAATGCGGAACCGTATTGGCTTAATGTATACTACCCCGACTATCAGGCCAATATACAGCTTACATATAAGGACATAGATAGCGAGGATAAGTTGGAAACTCTGCTGGAAGATTCCTACAGGCTTACCGCTAATCATCAGATTAAAGCCTCGGCAATAGAAGAAAGAATTTTGGGAACTCCTTATGGCAAAAAAGCGCTAATTGCCGAACTGCAAGGAGAAGTGCCCAGCCAGTTTCAGTTTTATGTAACCGACTCCAGCAAGCATTTTCTCAGGGGGGCTCTGTATTTTCGTACTGCTACCAAAAATGATTCGCTGGCACCCGTAATCGAGTATATTAAGATGGACATGGTTCATATGTTAAACACATTACAGTGGGAAGGAGAGCGGACAAGCGGATAA
- the rfbB gene encoding dTDP-glucose 4,6-dehydratase produces the protein MNTTKKILITGGAGFIGSHVVRLFVNTYPEYSIFNLDKLTYAGNLENLKDIEDKPNYTFVRGDISDADFINQLFEKNQFDAVIHLAAESHVDRSIKDPMAFITTNVVGTVTLLNAAKAIWQDDMDKHLFYHVSTDEVYGSLDNGGFFVEETSYDPKSPYSASKASSDHFVRAYHNTYNLPVVLSNCSNNYGPYHFPEKLIPLCINNIQNKKPLPIYGKGENVRDWLFVEDHARAIDVIFHKGKVGDTYNIGGFNEWKNIDIVRLLCKIMDKKLGRAEGESEQLITFVKDRAGHDLRYAIDAKKLMNELGWEPSLQFEEGLEKTVDWYLANQEWLERITSGDYKQYYEEQYK, from the coding sequence ATGAACACCACTAAAAAAATACTTATTACCGGTGGCGCAGGCTTTATTGGCTCTCATGTCGTACGTCTGTTTGTGAATACTTATCCTGAATACAGCATTTTTAACCTGGATAAGCTAACCTATGCCGGTAACCTGGAGAACCTGAAAGATATAGAGGATAAGCCCAACTATACTTTTGTCCGTGGAGATATTAGCGATGCTGACTTTATTAATCAGCTTTTTGAAAAGAACCAGTTTGATGCGGTAATTCACCTGGCGGCGGAGTCTCACGTAGACCGATCTATTAAAGATCCTATGGCCTTTATCACTACTAATGTAGTGGGCACCGTAACCTTACTTAATGCGGCCAAAGCTATATGGCAGGATGACATGGACAAACACTTGTTCTATCATGTCTCTACCGATGAGGTATATGGCTCTTTAGACAATGGAGGCTTCTTTGTAGAAGAGACTTCTTATGACCCTAAATCACCCTACTCTGCATCCAAAGCGAGCTCCGATCATTTTGTAAGAGCTTACCACAATACTTACAACTTACCTGTGGTATTAAGCAACTGTTCTAATAATTATGGGCCGTACCACTTCCCAGAAAAGTTGATTCCGCTTTGCATTAACAACATTCAGAACAAAAAGCCGCTTCCGATTTACGGTAAAGGTGAAAATGTACGTGACTGGTTATTTGTAGAAGACCATGCGCGGGCCATTGATGTGATTTTTCATAAAGGAAAAGTTGGCGATACTTATAATATTGGCGGCTTTAATGAGTGGAAGAATATTGATATTGTGCGACTACTCTGCAAAATTATGGACAAAAAGCTGGGAAGAGCCGAAGGAGAGTCGGAGCAACTCATCACCTTTGTGAAAGACCGCGCCGGACACGATCTCCGCTATGCTATTGACGCAAAAAAATTGATGAATGAGCTAGGTTGGGAGCCTTCATTACAGTTTGAAGAAGGTCTGGAAAAAACCGTAGACTGGTACCTGGCTAATCAGGAATGGTTAGAACGCATTACTTCTGGCGACTATAAGCAGTATTACGAGGAGCAATACAAATAA